The window cctaacctaaccctattgttgttttttaaccctaacctaacctaaccctattgttgttttttaaccctaacctaacctaaccctattgttgttttttaaccctaacctaacctaaccctattgttgtttttttgaacTCACTAACTTTCGTCATTATTTTATCTCGTGTTTTTTCTCTATCTGTTACCCTTGGCCGGTCTTCCTTTAAGTTGATGTTTTATTGTGCACCCTTTggtcattgttgttgtttttaaagtgttttataaataaagtggtATCAGGAAAATAATTATGGAAATATATAAAGTCATGCAAATTACTCATGGCAAGAAATTGTCTGAACACTGTCAGTGCTGCCGTCTTTATGTTTTCTGTTACTCTGATAGATAATCAGCCATTACATTAACACCACTCAGTAGTGAAACCTACATCTTGGCATCAACATGGAGGTCAGTTTCACACCTGTAAGCTACTTAAACCTCCCTGTGTGAACCCCCCCCCAGGCTCAGTTGGCTCAGGTGATTCCAACCCACGGATCCTAAAAACATCTACCACTATTTACCACTGTTTACCATTATTTACCACTTTTTACAACTGTTTACCATTGTTTACAACTATTTACCACTGTTTACcattatttaccttttttttttttaccactgtTTACCACTTTTTACCATTGTTTTCCATTGTTTACCACTTTTTACCATTGTTTACCACTTTCAGGCCCACAGAAGAAGAGACGAGTCACACTTCGATGCAACAAAGCACATTTATTTATAACACTTTATTTTACACACGGCTGGTGTGACATCAGAAATGTGATGTCACCGTCACAACTTGATCTGCTGGAGAAATAAAGCTACGCTAATGCTACTTCTAACCCATGtcatgtgacatcatcagcatgGGGCGGGGCTTCAGCTGGAGATCATAGAGTGCAGTTTGCCTCTGGAGAGAGTCGACATTTAGCCACCGTCAGGTAGGTCTCCACCTGCAAGTACagtcatcatcttcatcatgcCCCCATCATGACACCATCAGCCCCCCCATCATGACCTTGTGCCCCCCCCCATCCTCACCTTGTGCATGTCCTTCTTGAAGCAAGCCAACAGCTCATAGGTTCGTCTCAGGGACTCATCGGCTCCCAGACTTTGATAATAATTCCCATACGAAGGCACCTGGGGGGCTGAGGGGTCTGAGAAGATCTCTGCTGGGTCCTGATTGGCCTAAAGGATCAGGTGGTCAGTCACACAGGTAACATGGATGCTCATAAAGaggatgtgtgtgtggttttaaCTTCTGGAGGGACTGTGaacttgattcatccagaataagtAAGTAACATTTGTCTTGTGTACCAGGCTGCTTTTTGCTATACTTTGGCTGCTAAGTAGGCTTGCTGCTGGTttagtttcactgtgtgataacagccccatTGAGACTAGTTTCAGCCAAGAGTGGCCAActgttaatctgtgggaggggcctgcactcctgcagacaatcagcagTTAGTGAAGCGGTACAAAGTAACTtctgttgttggaagcgtcagtCTTAAacactaaagccctattcggacgggactagttcaatagGGGGACCTGGggcaaagtaataataaccgggaaatctagtcccgtccgaacacgccatgtcagtaaagatagcggagtatgtcggtaaactttgccgagaattctacctcctgtgaaacggtccggagtatctaccataggtaatactaagcccgtgcgaatgcgaccttcggtaataagtacggaatatgtcgtcacatccttttaaagagagaaacaattaggtgtgtctgtttgcaaacatggaggttctggatgaagcgctgcttgcttcgacctggtcggcgccatgtctgtttacagatggggtttacggaagtgaaatgaagacgtgcatggcatccaggatgtgacggttgtgcgtaaccaacaactcctcccatgttagatgaatattacagggatttcttgtcccgtccgaattggtcatttcttctccctggcgtcgtctggttaaccaacattaccatacgtcccccccattgaactagtcccgtccgaatagggcttaagactGTAGAACAAAGGCACTCGACTTTTTCATGTCCGACTTCttctggacgatcttcttctgggCGATCTTCTTTAaggacgatcttcttctggacgatcagttccacctgccccttggctgtcggactcagttcccttgacccagtcccttcccctctccttcattctgctgcccCTGATCTTCTTCcctacctgacccacctcattaacacgtctttgacatcaggctcttttccttctgctttctgccagagtcactcctcttctaaagaaaccagctcttgacccttcagagatcaggaactacagaccggtatccctcctacccttcctgtccaaaactcttgaacgtgctgtctttaaacaactgtcctcttgcctccaccagaacaacctcttggatccccaCCAGTTTGGGTTCAAGGTGGATGGCCCCTCacctgagacggccctcctagcagtaactgagtcactccaaactgctggagctaactctctctcctctgtcctgattcttctggaccctaaccctggacctgtctgcagcatttgacacagtgaaccaccacatccttctctctaccctggagggaatgggggtttctggctctgcactctccatgttgtcatcctacctgacagatcgctcctaccaggtaacactgagagggtctgtgtcgaagccacatAGGCTCACCCCTGGGGTTCCACAAGGTTCggtcttgggtcctcttcttttctccttctacacatcatctcttggttctttgtctttttttcctaaattgtcttcccatgtgtctcggtacctaacttactgcacttactctgcactagttatgctcttggctgtttggttttggaaggaaatgcacttatggtTTCTTGttacctgaagttcttttgcctcccgatgtggaacacactgattgtaagtcgctttggataaaagcgtctgcagaatgactgtgtgatgtgatgtgatgtgatgtgatgtaatgcaTGGCTGTGATTCATCTGTGTTCTCACCCTGATCAGCAGCAGTATTCCTGTCTTCAGCTCGGACAGTTTGGGTGAAATCTGGGTCCTGGGGGCTGAACCTCCGGATAGGAAACGACTGGGAAACTCCCAGGACTCCACCAGGCCGTAGGAGATGGACAGCAGCTTCAGCACCTGCACCAATCAACAGATAACTTAGAGTTCTGATCCACGGGGAACATGGTCTACAGAAggcacttcctgttttgctgatttttttttttctttttcttttttatttatttatttatttatttattttttatggggATGTGATCTGAAGCCCAAGCAGCCTCAGCTGTGTTTGGACTGTTTTACAGACTCTAGGAGTGGAGCCGGCCTTTCACAGCTCATCCCAACATGTTTCCATTAACTCCACATCACAGTTGGTCAATCTAAACTTACACAATCTTATATTCCTCACATATACAGACTTAGACTTAGActttcttttattgtcattgcacaaaatCACACGTGAGTTTTGACAACGAAATGTCGTTCCTCGACATCCGGTCAACATTGCTAGATTGCTAGATAAACTATACAGATATAAGCTATACAGACTGTACAATATAAAACGGTATGGAAGTGCTATGTGCCACCACTCGGaataaagaatataaaatataaaaaaaataaataaatagaatgcACTTAGTGCAAAAGTGTTGCTAGAATATTGCACACAACCTGAGGGAAATTGCACAAACAGAAGTGTGTAAAGTACAGATGTGCGAGGAATTGTCCATGTcaatgaagggggggggggttgttgttATGtggtcttaaagggacagttcgcctcttctgacatgaagctgtatgacatccgagatcagcaacatcatttatgaacatttcaaactcagacctcacaatctcttggccttattttctctcccttcatatcactgcctgctgccaccGGCCGGTCGGt is drawn from Odontesthes bonariensis isolate fOdoBon6 chromosome 21, fOdoBon6.hap1, whole genome shotgun sequence and contains these coding sequences:
- the gh1 gene encoding somatotropin; translation: MNRAILLLSVVCLVVSSQPIADSQRLFSIAVSRVQHLHLLAQRLFSDFESSLQTEEQRQLNKIFLQDFCNSDYIISPIDKHETQRSSVLKLLSISYGLVESWEFPSRFLSGGSAPRTQISPKLSELKTGILLLIRANQDPAEIFSDPSAPQVPSYGNYYQSLGADESLRRTYELLACFKKDMHKVETYLTVAKCRLSPEANCTL